The following proteins come from a genomic window of Gottfriedia acidiceleris:
- a CDS encoding DUF3388 domain-containing protein, producing MELIEWYFEYEIHKNRPGLLGDIASLIGMLGINILTINGVDTMKRGMLLGCDNDDQITRFESILNTMDNITIIKLRKPTLRDRLAVRHGTYIQRDVDDKKTFRFVRDDLGMLVDFMAELFKMPGHKLIGIRGMPRVGKTESVVAASVCANKRWLFVSSTLIKQTLRSQLIEDEYNSDNVFIIDGILSHRRANEQHWQLVREIMAMSSVKVVEHPDVFVQQTEYSLEDFDYIIELRNDENEEIKYELVDQMDKNGHNSFSMFDF from the coding sequence ATGGAGTTAATCGAATGGTATTTTGAGTATGAAATACATAAGAATCGCCCTGGACTACTTGGAGATATTGCATCGCTAATCGGTATGCTAGGGATTAATATTTTAACAATCAATGGTGTCGACACAATGAAACGCGGCATGTTACTTGGTTGCGATAACGATGATCAAATTACTAGATTTGAATCAATTTTAAATACTATGGACAATATAACAATAATTAAACTTAGAAAGCCCACCCTAAGAGATCGTTTAGCTGTAAGACATGGTACTTATATTCAACGTGACGTAGATGATAAAAAGACTTTTCGTTTTGTTCGCGATGATTTAGGTATGCTTGTTGATTTTATGGCAGAGTTATTTAAAATGCCAGGTCATAAGCTAATTGGAATTAGAGGGATGCCTCGTGTTGGTAAAACTGAATCAGTTGTAGCAGCAAGTGTATGTGCAAATAAACGCTGGTTATTTGTTTCATCTACATTAATTAAACAAACATTAAGAAGTCAATTAATAGAAGACGAATATAATTCAGATAATGTATTTATTATTGATGGCATTCTTTCTCATAGAAGAGCAAATGAGCAACATTGGCAATTGGTTCGCGAAATTATGGCAATGTCTTCTGTGAAAGTAGTGGAGCATCCTGATGTATTTGTACAGCAAACTGAATACTCTTTAGAAGATTTTGATTACATAATTGAATTAAGAAATGATGAAAATGAAGAAATTAAATATGAACTTGTAGACCAAATGGATAAAAATGGACACAACTCGTTCTCGATGTTTGATTTTTAA
- the ymfI gene encoding elongation factor P 5-aminopentanone reductase, with amino-acid sequence MRKRILVIGASGDIGLAISKKLINEKYDLIVHYNSKKEPLNELIELANEIEVSCQFVQANLSVENGVEILTSQINDTIDSIVYASGFSIFGLINDVRDEEIDRMTQLHIKSLIKVVNHFLPNMVAKKSGSIVVISSIWGQIGASCEVLYSTTKGAQNAYVMALAKELGPSGIKVNAVAPGAVKTKMLKTFSEEDLKDIANEIPMNRLALPSEIANTVNYLISEQSSYITGQILGVNGGWHTS; translated from the coding sequence ATGAGAAAAAGAATTCTAGTAATTGGAGCTAGTGGTGACATCGGCCTAGCAATTTCAAAAAAATTAATCAATGAAAAATATGATTTAATTGTTCATTATAATAGTAAGAAAGAGCCACTTAATGAACTGATCGAATTGGCTAATGAGATTGAAGTAAGTTGCCAATTCGTTCAAGCGAACTTGTCAGTTGAAAATGGGGTTGAAATTTTAACATCACAAATAAATGATACAATCGATTCAATTGTGTATGCATCGGGTTTTTCAATCTTTGGTTTGATTAATGATGTAAGAGATGAAGAGATTGATCGAATGACTCAATTACATATCAAAAGTTTGATTAAGGTAGTCAATCATTTTCTTCCTAATATGGTGGCTAAAAAATCTGGTAGTATCGTCGTTATTTCGTCTATATGGGGACAAATTGGTGCTTCATGTGAAGTTTTATATTCAACTACTAAAGGTGCTCAAAACGCCTATGTAATGGCATTAGCTAAAGAACTAGGGCCAAGTGGAATAAAAGTAAATGCTGTTGCTCCAGGTGCTGTAAAAACGAAAATGTTAAAAACCTTTAGTGAAGAAGATTTAAAGGATATTGCCAATGAAATTCCAATGAATCGTTTAGCTCTTCCAAGTGAAATTGCGAATACTGTAAATTACCTAATTTCCGAACAATCTTCTTATATAACTGGTCAAATTCTAGGAGTAAACGGCGGTTGGCATACTTCATAG
- the yfmH gene encoding EF-P 5-aminopentanol modification-associated protein YfmH — protein MEKKYFEQLNETLYFEELENGLKVYILPKQGYNKTYATFTTKYGSIDSEFIPLGKDEKLVVPDGIAHFLEHKLFEKKDGDVFQVFSKQGASSNAFTSFTRTAYLFSATNNVEQNLMTLIDFVQDPYFSDQSVEKEKGIIGQEIKMYEDNPDWRQYFGMIANLYGKHPVRTDIAGTVESISKITKELLYTCYETFYHPSNMLFFVVGPVDPDKTMNLIKENQSKKTFKEATEIKRFFPEETPESAEKKKVLHMNVQSSKVLVGVKDFSAPKGGSELLKHELSISVLLDYLFGKGSNTYQQMYEDGLIDDTFSYDYSAENGFAFAIIGGDSTSPEKLSEKIKEVLVDSKNHQWEKEIVDRVVKKKIGGFLRSLNSPEYIANQFTRYAFLDMHLFDIVSVLQSISVEDLKESASHLINEDYMSEFFVLPH, from the coding sequence ATGGAAAAAAAGTATTTTGAACAATTGAATGAAACGCTTTATTTCGAGGAGCTTGAAAACGGATTAAAAGTATATATTCTTCCTAAACAAGGCTACAACAAAACATATGCGACCTTTACAACTAAATACGGTTCAATTGATTCTGAATTTATTCCTTTAGGAAAAGATGAAAAATTAGTTGTACCAGATGGGATTGCTCATTTTTTAGAGCACAAATTGTTTGAAAAGAAAGATGGGGACGTATTCCAGGTTTTTAGTAAACAAGGAGCCTCTTCTAATGCGTTTACAAGTTTTACACGAACTGCTTATTTATTTTCAGCAACGAATAATGTAGAACAAAATTTAATGACTCTAATTGATTTTGTGCAAGATCCATATTTTTCTGATCAAAGTGTTGAAAAAGAAAAAGGGATCATCGGTCAAGAAATTAAAATGTACGAAGATAACCCAGATTGGAGACAATATTTTGGGATGATTGCTAATTTATATGGTAAACATCCTGTTAGAACAGATATTGCTGGTACAGTTGAATCAATTTCAAAAATTACGAAAGAATTACTTTATACTTGTTACGAAACTTTTTATCACCCAAGTAATATGTTGTTTTTTGTTGTAGGTCCAGTAGACCCAGATAAAACAATGAATTTAATTAAAGAAAACCAAAGCAAAAAAACGTTTAAAGAAGCAACTGAAATTAAGAGATTTTTCCCTGAAGAAACTCCTGAATCTGCAGAAAAGAAAAAAGTGTTACATATGAATGTCCAATCATCGAAAGTACTCGTTGGCGTAAAAGACTTTTCTGCACCTAAAGGTGGAAGCGAATTATTAAAGCATGAATTATCTATATCTGTATTACTTGATTATTTATTTGGTAAAGGCTCAAATACGTATCAACAAATGTATGAAGACGGCTTAATCGATGATACGTTCTCATATGATTATTCAGCAGAAAATGGTTTTGCTTTTGCAATCATCGGAGGAGATTCTACTTCACCTGAAAAACTTTCTGAGAAAATAAAAGAAGTGTTAGTAGACTCAAAAAATCATCAATGGGAAAAAGAAATTGTGGATCGCGTAGTTAAAAAGAAAATTGGTGGATTCCTACGCTCATTAAATTCTCCAGAATATATCGCTAACCAATTTACGCGATATGCGTTCTTAGATATGCATTTATTTGACATTGTATCTGTGTTACAATCTATTTCTGTAGAGGATTTAAAAGAAAGTGCTAGTCATCTAATAAATGAAGACTATATGAGTGAATTCTTTGTTCTTCCTCATTGA
- the yfmF gene encoding EF-P 5-aminopentanol modification-associated protein YfmF, producing MNLLQYKNSDINGIKLHVVTTEKFKTNSITLKVRGKLEEDTVSFRGILPYVLQSGTKDLPTNGEIRRKLEELYGATFFVDVSKKGDYHVMSFTIDIANEKYLSNQGSLLNEALMLIASIWQNPFLENGVFSAKHVETQKRTQVQRIQSINDDKLKYANQRLVEEMFKDEPYSLLANGKTEDVNSITAESLYNYYEKALQQDLIDLYIVGDVAFDQCKQLVEENFRNTTSGRLTVNTTKAIPADSPNEVIEEQKLNQAKLHIGYTTGISIKDPDYFALQVFNGLFGGFSHSKLFINVREKNSLAYYAASRFESHKSILMVMSGIASENYEKATTIIAEQLEEMKKGNFTEEEIDQTKLVIKNSLLESMDTAYGIIETLFNDQVAGNERPIEDWFPEIEKVTKDEIVAVANKIKLHTTYFLKGQEGA from the coding sequence TTGAATTTGTTACAGTACAAAAATAGTGATATTAACGGTATTAAACTACATGTGGTAACAACTGAAAAGTTTAAAACAAATTCGATTACATTAAAAGTACGTGGAAAACTTGAAGAAGATACAGTATCTTTTCGCGGAATTTTACCTTATGTATTGCAAAGTGGAACAAAAGATCTTCCTACCAATGGTGAAATTAGAAGAAAATTAGAAGAATTATATGGGGCGACCTTCTTTGTAGACGTATCAAAAAAAGGTGATTACCATGTTATGTCATTTACAATTGACATTGCAAATGAAAAATACCTTTCAAATCAAGGTTCATTATTAAATGAAGCACTAATGCTTATTGCTTCAATTTGGCAAAATCCATTTTTAGAAAATGGAGTATTTTCAGCTAAACATGTTGAAACTCAAAAAAGAACACAAGTACAACGAATTCAGTCTATTAATGATGATAAATTGAAATATGCAAATCAAAGGCTAGTGGAAGAAATGTTTAAGGATGAACCTTATTCGTTACTTGCAAATGGAAAAACAGAAGATGTCAATTCAATTACAGCTGAATCACTTTATAACTACTATGAAAAAGCTTTGCAACAAGATTTAATTGACCTTTATATCGTTGGAGATGTTGCATTTGACCAATGTAAACAACTAGTTGAAGAGAACTTTAGAAACACAACTAGTGGAAGATTAACAGTTAATACAACAAAAGCAATACCAGCCGATTCTCCTAATGAAGTAATTGAAGAACAAAAACTCAATCAAGCAAAACTACACATCGGTTATACTACTGGGATCTCGATTAAAGATCCAGATTACTTTGCACTTCAAGTATTTAATGGTCTTTTTGGAGGATTTTCTCATTCAAAATTATTTATCAATGTTCGAGAAAAAAATAGCTTAGCTTACTATGCTGCTTCTCGTTTTGAAAGTCATAAATCCATTTTAATGGTCATGTCTGGTATAGCAAGTGAAAATTATGAAAAAGCAACAACAATTATTGCTGAACAACTTGAAGAAATGAAAAAGGGAAATTTCACTGAAGAGGAAATTGATCAAACAAAATTAGTAATTAAAAACAGTCTATTAGAAAGTATGGACACTGCTTATGGAATCATTGAAACATTATTCAATGACCAAGTTGCAGGAAATGAACGTCCGATCGAGGACTGGTTCCCTGAAATTGAAAAAGTTACGAAAGATGAAATTGTAGCTGTAGCTAATAAAATTAAACTTCACACAACTTATTTCTTAAAAGGTCAGGAGGGAGCATAA
- a CDS encoding ABC transporter permease: MDLIIQIFPYAIAYTIPLLIVALGGLFSERSGVVNIGLEGLMVVGGFASALTISKLQETHQGEVWVIWVGILVAVLTGALFSLLHAFASINLHADQVISGIAINMIAGALTIFLARNITGSGNISINGITRTDIPVLKDIPIIGDLLFKNTYSTTWLVIGILIISTFILYKTRLGLRLRACGEYPQAADAAGINVYRIRYLGVIISGAFSGLGGAIILVTYSGEFTGSVAGLGFLAIAALIFGQWKPLGILAATLFFGVATTIANVSQVIPSLAQIPPLALKLFPYVVTLIALVIFSKSSQAPKSVGVAYEKGKR; this comes from the coding sequence ATGGATTTAATTATACAAATTTTCCCATATGCAATTGCCTATACGATTCCATTATTAATCGTAGCATTAGGTGGTTTATTTTCTGAGCGAAGCGGTGTCGTAAATATTGGTTTAGAAGGTTTAATGGTTGTTGGTGGTTTCGCTAGTGCCTTAACAATTTCAAAACTTCAAGAAACTCATCAAGGAGAAGTTTGGGTAATCTGGGTAGGAATTCTTGTTGCAGTTCTTACAGGTGCTTTATTTTCTTTACTACATGCATTTGCAAGTATAAATTTACACGCAGATCAAGTAATTAGTGGTATCGCAATTAATATGATCGCAGGAGCTTTAACTATCTTCTTAGCAAGAAATATTACCGGATCAGGAAACATTAGTATTAACGGTATTACTCGTACTGATATCCCAGTCTTAAAGGACATTCCAATTATCGGAGATTTATTATTTAAAAACACGTATTCTACGACATGGTTAGTAATTGGTATACTAATCATTAGTACATTTATACTTTATAAAACTCGTTTAGGCTTACGTCTACGTGCATGTGGTGAATACCCTCAAGCAGCTGATGCAGCAGGTATTAACGTATACCGTATCCGTTATCTTGGCGTTATTATTTCTGGTGCATTTTCTGGATTAGGTGGAGCAATTATTTTAGTAACATACTCTGGGGAATTTACAGGTAGTGTTGCAGGTCTTGGTTTCTTAGCAATTGCTGCATTAATTTTTGGACAATGGAAACCACTTGGAATTTTAGCGGCGACATTATTCTTTGGTGTAGCTACAACAATTGCCAATGTATCGCAAGTTATTCCAAGTTTAGCTCAAATCCCACCATTAGCACTAAAGTTATTCCCATACGTAGTAACTTTAATCGCATTAGTAATTTTCTCAAAATCATCTCAAGCACCAAAATCAGTTGGTGTTGCGTATGAAAAAGGTAAACGATGA
- a CDS encoding ABC transporter permease: MKKGGIISLIAVLLGLLAGALLILVTGNDPVEGFTYLFQGGLKDPERIGNTFATATPLILTGLSVAFAFRTGLFNIGAAGQMLFAGFCASAIGLTVDLPTLILVPIMVIVAFVAGAAWAFIPGILKAKFNVHEVVSTIMMNWIAYWTVYYLVPQYFKGSTETESKMLADAATLKMPFLSNLFGGSYINFGLFIAVIMVIVISFIINRTVLGYELKAVGYNRSAAEYAGISVNRNVILSMMISGGLAGLAGVVQYAGNASLIQIGVLPTEGFDGIAVALLGMNTPIGVFFSAIFFGLLYSGKGFMSAMTSIPPDIADVIIAIIIYFSATSILIKKVIDRVSKSRKYKNSNVGEKVK, from the coding sequence ATGAAAAAGGGAGGAATCATTTCTTTAATTGCCGTATTATTAGGTTTACTAGCTGGAGCATTATTAATTTTAGTAACAGGTAATGATCCAGTAGAAGGGTTTACTTATTTATTCCAAGGTGGATTAAAAGATCCGGAGCGTATTGGTAATACATTTGCTACTGCTACTCCGTTAATTTTAACAGGACTTTCTGTTGCATTTGCATTCAGAACAGGTTTATTTAACATTGGTGCAGCTGGCCAAATGCTTTTTGCAGGATTTTGTGCTTCTGCAATTGGTTTAACTGTCGATTTACCTACTCTAATCTTAGTTCCGATTATGGTAATTGTAGCCTTTGTTGCAGGTGCAGCTTGGGCATTTATTCCAGGAATACTAAAAGCTAAGTTTAATGTTCACGAAGTAGTTTCTACGATTATGATGAACTGGATTGCATACTGGACTGTTTATTATTTAGTACCACAATATTTTAAAGGTAGTACTGAAACAGAGTCAAAAATGCTTGCAGATGCTGCAACATTAAAAATGCCATTTTTATCAAATTTATTTGGTGGTTCATATATTAACTTCGGTTTATTTATCGCCGTTATTATGGTAATCGTTATTTCATTTATTATTAATCGTACAGTATTAGGATATGAATTAAAAGCTGTAGGTTACAACCGTAGTGCTGCTGAATATGCAGGTATTTCAGTAAATAGAAATGTTATTTTATCAATGATGATTTCAGGTGGACTTGCTGGGTTAGCAGGTGTTGTTCAATACGCTGGTAATGCATCACTAATTCAAATAGGTGTTTTACCTACCGAAGGATTCGACGGAATTGCCGTGGCACTTCTAGGAATGAATACACCAATTGGCGTATTTTTCTCAGCTATTTTCTTTGGACTATTATATTCTGGAAAAGGTTTTATGAGTGCAATGACTTCAATTCCACCAGATATTGCTGACGTTATCATTGCAATCATTATTTATTTCTCAGCAACTAGTATTTTAATTAAGAAAGTTATCGATCGAGTATCCAAATCACGCAAATACAAAAACAGCAATGTAGGAGAGAAGGTGAAATAA